A single genomic interval of Gossypium raimondii isolate GPD5lz chromosome 11, ASM2569854v1, whole genome shotgun sequence harbors:
- the LOC105804333 gene encoding non-specific phospholipase C4 isoform X1, which yields MYVYISQPIPNQQRTYKNRTMVSQGSNSASSYPIKTIVILVQENRSFDHMLGWFKSLNPEIDGVTGSESNPISTSDPNSPMVFFKDNSEYVDPDPAHSIQAIYEQVFGHPWSSDLPNPPHEPTMNGFAQNAERTEKGMAEAVMKGFKPDAVPVYKELASKFGICDRWFASVPASTQPNRMFVHSATSYGQTSNDAIKLIKGFPQKTIFESLDESGFSFGIYYQYPPSTLFFRNLRQMKYLKNFHQFDLHFKKHCEEGKLPNYVVVEQRYFDLLSVPANDDHPSHDVSEGQKFVKEVYEALRSSPQWKEMLLVITYDEHGGFYDHVPTPTTGVPSPDDIVGPEPYHFKFDRLGVRVPTFFVSPWIEPGTGKSSESPLLLSFNLGYLDHVCMVMEFAVIHRPLGPYPTSEFEHSSIPATVKKIFNLKEFLTKRDAWAATFEGVINRKNPRVDCPVTLPEPVKMRPTEAKETAKLSDFQKELVQMAAVLNGDHKSDMYPHKLVEKMTVAEAAKYVNGAFNKFCDECQRGGIHESEIVELGKQVERPKGRSFIYKFFKCLVCHD from the exons atgtatgtatatatatctcaACCCATTCCAAACCAGCAAAGAACATACAAAAACAGAACAATGGTTTCCCAAGGCAGCAATAGTGCGTCCTCGTATCCTATCAAAACCATAGTGATATTGGTCCAAGAAAACCGCTCATTCGATCACATGCTAGGCTGGTTCAAGTCCCTAAACCCTGAAATCGATGGCGTTACCGGATCCGAATCCAACCCCATTTCCACATCCGACCCGAACTCACCCATGGTCTTCTTCAAAGACAATTCCGAGTACGTAGACCCTGACCCTGCTCACTCCATCCAAGCCATTTACGAGCAAGTATTCGGCCACCCTTGGAGCTCTGACCTCCCTAACCCACCCCATGAACCCACAATGAATGGGTTCGCTCAAAACGCTGAGAGGACCGAAAAGGGAATGGCAGAGGCAGTGATGAAAGGGTTTAAACCTGATGCGGTGCCTGTTTACAAAGAGCTGGCGTCCAAGTTCGGAATATGTGACCGGTGGTTCGCGTCGGTGCCGGCTTCAACGCAACCGAACCGGATGTTTGTGCATTCAGCTACATCGTATGGACAGACGAGCAATGACGCAATAAAGCTGATCAAAGGGTTTCCTCAAAAGACAATATTCGAGTCATTGGATGAAAGTGGTTTTAGTTTTGGGATATATTATCAATACCCTCCCTCCACCTTGTTCTTCAG GAACCTTAGACAAATGAAGTACTTAAAAAACTTTCATCAATTTGATTTGCACTTCAAGAAACATTGTGAAGAAGGGAAGCTTCCAAACTACGTGGTCGTCGAACAACGATACTTTGACCTCTTGTCGGTGCCTGCGAACGACGATCATCCGTCCCACGATGTCTCAGAAGGACAAAAATTTGTTAAGGAAGTATACGAGGCACTACGAAGTAGCCCCCAGTGGAAAGAAATGTTGTTGGTAATCACATATGATGAACATGGTGGATTTTATGACCATGTTCCAACACCTACAACTGGGGTTCCTAGCCCTGATGATATTGTCGGTCCTGAACCTTATCATTTCAAGTTTGATAGGCTTGGTGTTAGGGTTCCTACATTTTTTGTTTCTCCATGGATTGAACCTGGAACTGGTAAGTCTAGTGAGTCTCCATTACTGTTGTCGTTTAACTTGGGTTATTTAGATCATGTGTGTATGGTAATGGAATTTGCAGTGATACATAGGCCTTTAGGCCCATATCCTACTTCAGAATTTGAGCATTCATCAATTCCTGCAACTGTCAAAAAGATTTTCAACCTGAAAGAGTTCCTAACGAAGCGTGATGCTTGGGCTGCTACTTTTGAAGGTGTTATAAACAGGAAGAACCCAAGAGTAGATTGTCCTG TTACATTACCCGAACCGGTGAAGATGAGACCTACTGAAGCAAAAGAGACGGCGAAATTAAGTgatttccaaaaagaattagTACAAATGGCAGCAGTGCTGAATGGAGACCATAAAAGTGACATGTATCCACACAAACTTGTGGAGAAGATGACAGTTGCAGAGGCTGCCAAGTATGTGAATGGTGCTTTCAATAAGTTCTGTGATGAATGCCAAAGGGGAGGGATCCATGAATCTGAGATTGTTGAATTAGGAAAACAAGTTGAAAGGCCAAAAGGCAGATCTTTTATTTACAAGTTTTTTAAATGTCTTGTCTGCCATGATTGA
- the LOC105804333 gene encoding non-specific phospholipase C4 isoform X2, with translation MYVYISQPIPNQQRTYKNRTMVSQGSNSASSYPIKTIVILVQENRSFDHMLGWFKSLNPEIDGVTGSESNPISTSDPNSPMVFFKDNSEYVDPDPAHSIQAIYEQVFGHPWSSDLPNPPHEPTMNGFAQNAERTEKGMAEAVMKGFKPDAVPVYKELASKFGICDRWFASVPASTQPNRMFVHSATSYGQTSNDAIKLIKGFPQKTIFESLDESGFSFGIYYQYPPSTLFFRNLRQMKYLKNFHQFDLHFKKHCEEGKLPNYVVVEQRYFDLLSVPANDDHPSHDVSEGQKFVKEVYEALRSSPQWKEMLLVITYDEHGGFYDHVPTPTTGVPSPDDIVGPEPYHFKFDRLGVRVPTFFVSPWIEPGTVIHRPLGPYPTSEFEHSSIPATVKKIFNLKEFLTKRDAWAATFEGVINRKNPRVDCPVTLPEPVKMRPTEAKETAKLSDFQKELVQMAAVLNGDHKSDMYPHKLVEKMTVAEAAKYVNGAFNKFCDECQRGGIHESEIVELGKQVERPKGRSFIYKFFKCLVCHD, from the exons atgtatgtatatatatctcaACCCATTCCAAACCAGCAAAGAACATACAAAAACAGAACAATGGTTTCCCAAGGCAGCAATAGTGCGTCCTCGTATCCTATCAAAACCATAGTGATATTGGTCCAAGAAAACCGCTCATTCGATCACATGCTAGGCTGGTTCAAGTCCCTAAACCCTGAAATCGATGGCGTTACCGGATCCGAATCCAACCCCATTTCCACATCCGACCCGAACTCACCCATGGTCTTCTTCAAAGACAATTCCGAGTACGTAGACCCTGACCCTGCTCACTCCATCCAAGCCATTTACGAGCAAGTATTCGGCCACCCTTGGAGCTCTGACCTCCCTAACCCACCCCATGAACCCACAATGAATGGGTTCGCTCAAAACGCTGAGAGGACCGAAAAGGGAATGGCAGAGGCAGTGATGAAAGGGTTTAAACCTGATGCGGTGCCTGTTTACAAAGAGCTGGCGTCCAAGTTCGGAATATGTGACCGGTGGTTCGCGTCGGTGCCGGCTTCAACGCAACCGAACCGGATGTTTGTGCATTCAGCTACATCGTATGGACAGACGAGCAATGACGCAATAAAGCTGATCAAAGGGTTTCCTCAAAAGACAATATTCGAGTCATTGGATGAAAGTGGTTTTAGTTTTGGGATATATTATCAATACCCTCCCTCCACCTTGTTCTTCAG GAACCTTAGACAAATGAAGTACTTAAAAAACTTTCATCAATTTGATTTGCACTTCAAGAAACATTGTGAAGAAGGGAAGCTTCCAAACTACGTGGTCGTCGAACAACGATACTTTGACCTCTTGTCGGTGCCTGCGAACGACGATCATCCGTCCCACGATGTCTCAGAAGGACAAAAATTTGTTAAGGAAGTATACGAGGCACTACGAAGTAGCCCCCAGTGGAAAGAAATGTTGTTGGTAATCACATATGATGAACATGGTGGATTTTATGACCATGTTCCAACACCTACAACTGGGGTTCCTAGCCCTGATGATATTGTCGGTCCTGAACCTTATCATTTCAAGTTTGATAGGCTTGGTGTTAGGGTTCCTACATTTTTTGTTTCTCCATGGATTGAACCTGGAACTG TGATACATAGGCCTTTAGGCCCATATCCTACTTCAGAATTTGAGCATTCATCAATTCCTGCAACTGTCAAAAAGATTTTCAACCTGAAAGAGTTCCTAACGAAGCGTGATGCTTGGGCTGCTACTTTTGAAGGTGTTATAAACAGGAAGAACCCAAGAGTAGATTGTCCTG TTACATTACCCGAACCGGTGAAGATGAGACCTACTGAAGCAAAAGAGACGGCGAAATTAAGTgatttccaaaaagaattagTACAAATGGCAGCAGTGCTGAATGGAGACCATAAAAGTGACATGTATCCACACAAACTTGTGGAGAAGATGACAGTTGCAGAGGCTGCCAAGTATGTGAATGGTGCTTTCAATAAGTTCTGTGATGAATGCCAAAGGGGAGGGATCCATGAATCTGAGATTGTTGAATTAGGAAAACAAGTTGAAAGGCCAAAAGGCAGATCTTTTATTTACAAGTTTTTTAAATGTCTTGTCTGCCATGATTGA